One window from the genome of Ananas comosus cultivar F153 linkage group 13, ASM154086v1, whole genome shotgun sequence encodes:
- the LOC109719535 gene encoding mannose-specific lectin-like, giving the protein MSSLQLSLVALLISWAVFSSCSAENILYTNDALYGGQSLTWGNYRLTMQTDCNLVLYDGGNAVWSSGTYNQGSGCYAKMQSDGNLVVYGGYNNALWATNTEREQGNYICVLQRDRNVVIYGPALWASGTNRVGTPGVVISAANSTQTAAATTESKSPSIAMVTN; this is encoded by the coding sequence atgtcTTCTCTACAACTCTCCCTCGTTGCCCTCCTCATTTCCTGGGCCGTTTTCAGCTCCTGCAGCGCCGAAAATATTCTGTACACCAACGACGCGCTCTACGGAGGCCAATCCCTCACGTGGGGGAACTACAGACTGACCATGCAGACGGATTGCAACCTGGTGCTGTACGACGGTGGAAATGCTGTCTGGTCGTCGGGGACCTACAACCAGGGGTCGGGCTGCTACGCCAAGATGCAGTCGGACGGCAACCTCGTCGTCTACGGCGGCTACAACAACGCCCTCTGGGCCACCAACACTGAGCGAGAGCAAGGCAACTACATCTGCGTTCTCCAGCGCGATCGCAACGTCGTGATCTACGGTCCCGCGCTCTGGGCCTCTGGGACTAACCGCGTGGGAACTCCCGGTGTTGTTATATCGGCCGCGAACTCTACTCAGACCGCCGCCGCGACGACCGAATCCAAATCTCCGAGCATCGCCATGGTGACAAATTAA
- the LOC109719045 gene encoding mannose-specific lectin-like, producing the protein MSPQLSVVVVGLLVSSAVFGFCSARYILYTDDILVGGQSLTNGKFKFTMQRDCNLVLSDDSASAIWESETNGQGTSCYVKMQSDGNLVIYDNHEAKWASGNVGMESSYVCILQRDRQVVVYGPQLWSTARAADTPGVLISANSTDTATRKESNATPDMAIVINN; encoded by the coding sequence ATGTCTCCGCAGCtctccgtcgtcgtcgtcggcctCCTCGTTTCCTCGGCCGTTTTCGGCTTCTGTAGCGCGAGATATATCCTCTACACAGACGATATACTCGTCGGAGGCCAATCCCTCACCAACGGGAAATTCAAATTCACCATGCAGAGGGACTGCAACCTGGTGCTGTCTGACGACTCCGCGTCTGCCATCTGGGAGTCGGAGACGAATGGCCAGGGGACGAGCTGCTATGTCAAGATGCAGTCGGACGGCAACCTCGTCATCTACGACAATCACGAGGCCAAGTGGGCCTCCGGCAACGTGGGAATGGAAAGCAGCTACGTCTGCATTCTCCAGCGCGACCGCCAGGTCGTCGTCTACGGCCCCCAGCTCTGGTCCACCGCGCGTGCCGCCGATACTCCCGGGGTCCTCATATCTGCGAACTCCACCGACACTGCCACGCGCAAGGAATCGAACGCTACTCCGGATATGGCCATCGTTATTAATAACTAG